One window of the Cryptomeria japonica chromosome 7, Sugi_1.0, whole genome shotgun sequence genome contains the following:
- the LOC131857149 gene encoding germin-like protein subfamily 1 member 16, protein MKFLVIAVVLSIMNAGVYGADPDPLTDFAPGLKTFTLRNIFSNGDVTVDSGGVRAATSVAKFPAAASQGLQYVRFKMVPCGANLPHTHPRASEMLTLISGGPLQVGFVDTQGQAFIDILHPGDVTIFPRGTLHFELNVGSEEANYISALNSQDPGVVTSSVSILRLPLRSVATAFNITQQAVKKLDSTIYASATGLKKTSKSGCVPGRDITVDF, encoded by the exons ATGAAGTTTCTCGTAATTGCAGTTGTGCTTAGCATTATGAATGCAGGTGTTTATGGAGCAGACCCTGATCCTCTTACAGACTTCGCTCCTGGACTAAAAACCTTCACACTCCGCAACATTTTCTCTAATGGAGATGTTACTGTCGATTCGGGAGGAGTACGTGCTGCCACTTCAGTCGCCAAGTTTCCTGCCGCAGC ATCTCAGGGGCTGCAATATGTGAGGTTCAAGATGGTTCCGTGTGGAGCAAATCTACCACATACACATCCACGAGCTTCAGAAATGCTTACTCTTATCTCCGGAGGGCCTCTTCAAGTTGGTTTTGTTGACACTCAAG GTCAAGCTTTCATCGATATTTTGCATCCTGGAGATGTCACTATATTTCCGAGGGGTACACTCCATTTTGAGCTTAATGTTGGAAGTGAAGAAGCTAATTATATCTCTGCTCTCAACAGCCAAGATCCTGGTGTCGTG ACGAGCAGCGTGTCAATATTGAGGCTTCCGTTGAGAAGTGTGGCAACAGCTTTCAACATCACCCAACAAGCTGTAAAGAAATTAGATTCAACGATATATGCCAGTGCAACGGGACTGAAGAAAACATCCAAAAGCGGTTGCGTTCCAGGGAGAGATATTACTGTAgacttttaa
- the LOC131078755 gene encoding germin-like protein subfamily 1 member 16 — MVPCGANLPQTHPRASEMLTLISGGSLQFGFVDTQGQAFIDILHPGDVTIVPRGKLHFELNVGNEEANYISALNSQNPGVVTSSVSILTLPLRSVATAFNITQQAVKKLDSTIYASATGLKKTSKSGCVPGRDITVDF, encoded by the exons ATGGTTCCGTGTGGAGCAAATCTACCACAGACACATCCACGAGCTTCAGAAATGCTTACTCTTATCTCCGGAGGGTCTCTTCAATTTGGTTTTGTTGACACTCAAG GTCAAGCTTTCATCGATATTTTGCATCCTGGAGATGTCACTATAGTTCCGAGGGGTAAGCTCCATTTTGAGCTTAATGTTGGAAATGAAGAAGCTAATTATATCTCTGCTCTCAACAGCCAAAATCCTGGTGTCGTG ACGAGCAGCGTGTCAATATTGACTCTTCCGTTGAGAAGTGTGGCGACAGCTTTCAACATCACCCAACAAGCTGTCAAGAAATTAGATTCAACGATATATGCCAGTGCAACGGGACTGAAGAAAACATCCAAAAGCGGTTGTGTTCCAGGGAGAGATATTACTGTAGACTTTTAA